Proteins from one Streptococcus mitis B6 genomic window:
- a CDS encoding G5 domain-containing protein, translating into MQQRYSIRKYHFGAASVLLGTALVLGTAANAQSVQAEEQHPEATNSVSVDKVDEATKPAEVSTPKKETTYAAPTVANPVETTPAKSDEAKAPAEKVEEAKDKKEEASHQDAVDKSKLLTALSRAKKLESKLYTEESAANLQASIQAGQGLLGKADASEAEISAAESSIQSAIIGLELRSNSDKGTVSETPVVKKVDTVEAKEEAKPAATTTDRSAVDSSVLATNAPAKVETTSAPKSTNEILKPGLSLSDARQNPAIRKEDLDKGQSGFRASSNPANPIVSGSGNTVAFTDISQGGRSYSFRGYGNSRGGNSIHYDVTTVRQGNRLNFTIEYSGPGEFVNNNFILDKGDGFGNPSNATITTPRLREQSKPVSQGANFVSHSGYSMTSATSTSERQTIRFSLPINNPNGDLSVRLKPVTFNVDQGGGGAATSNDPYSNSNYYYRANPLYLDANPYGGSNNKVVSEDIDFQTVYLPTSKLPEGQTRLVREGEKGQRQITYKVHRFGNETLLGLPISNSVTKEAKPRIMQIGVAKELIDTVKPRVDQNKVGDTNNLTFYLDNDGNGVYTEGVDELVQKIAIKDGAKGEKGDQGERGLTGAQGAKGEKGDRGERGLTGAQGAKGEKGDRGERGLTGAQGAKGEKGDQGERGLTGAKGEKGDQGERGLTGAQGAKGEKGDRGERGLTGAQGAKGEKGDQGERGLTGAQGAKGEKGDRGERGLTGAQGAKGEKGDQGERGLTGAQGAKGEKGDQGERGLTGAQGAKGEKGDQGQAGRDGVTPTVTVRDNKEDGTHTITINDGRGNVTNTVVRDGLDGASPLVATQRNEADKTTTVIFYYDKNGNNELDASDKKLKEVVIADGAKGEKGDQGERGLTGAQGAKGDRGERGLTGAKGEKGDQGERGLTGAQGAKGEKGDRGERGLTGAQGAKGEKGDQGERGLTGAQGAKGEKGDRGERGLTGAQGAKGEKGDQGQAGRDGVTPTVTVRDNKEDGTHTITINDGRGNVTNTVVRDGLDGASPLVATQRNEADKTTTVIFYYDRNGNNELDASDKKLKEVVIADGAKGEKGDQGERGLTGAQGAKGDRGERGETGAAGRDGKTPVITTARGKDGHSTDITFTIPGEEPVVANIKDGRDGRTPTIDLNALAEAAVRINNRRSGRVRRALADDPATAPASQPVDGTRITAYYDNNGNGKYDPGVDELIGTSDILNGTNGRNGTDGASGTDGRNGAELLSGTKAPTANDGKDGDTYIDANTGDVYKKENGTWDKIGNIRGPQGLKGEDGVAGPQGPQGPKGDKGDKGEQGLQGRDGQDGAQGLPGRDGRDGAAGRDGRDGRDGKDVLDGKVNPEANQGKDGDKYVNTETGDVFVKNNGNWDKEGNIKGPKGDKGDQGLQGRDGQDGAQGLPGRDGRDGAAGRDGRDGRDGKDVLNGKVNPEANQGKDGDKYVNTETGDVFVKNNGNWDKEGNIKGPKGDKGAEGAQGPKGADGAQGLPGRDGRDGAAGRDGRDGRDGKDVLNGKVNPEANQGKDGDKYVNTETGDVFVKNNGNWDKEGNIKGPKGDKGDQGLQGRDGQDGAQGLPGRDGRDGAAGRDGRDGRDGKDVLNGKVNPEANQGKDGDKYVNTETGDVFVKNNGNWDKEGNIKGPKGDKGDQGLQGRDGQDGAQGLPGRDGRDGAEGRDGRDGRDGKDVLNGKVNPEANQGKDGDKYVNTETGDVFVKNNGNWDKEGNIKGPKGDKGDQGLQGRDGQDGAQGLPGRDGRDGAAGRDGRDGRDGKDVLNGKVNPEANQGKDGDKYVNTETGDVFVKNNGNWDKEGNIKGPKGDKGDQGLQGRDGQDGAQGLPGRDGRDGAEGRDGRDGRDGKDVLNGKVNPEANQGKDGDKYVNTETGDVFVKNNGNWDKEGNIKGPKGDKGERGEDGKTPEVTVTPGKDGRSTDITFTVPGKDPVTVNVKDGENGLNGKTPKVDLLRVEGQNGNPSHTIVTFYTDENNDGKYTSGTDELLGSEMIKDGAKGADGRDGKSLLTVKDGKETKVYQEDPAHPGQPLNPEKPLAVIKDGVDGVSPTVTAVRKDEEGHKGVEITVDNHDGSQPTTVFVHDGEKGETGATGQDGQTPTVTTQRGQDGQSTLVTITTPGKDPVTFTVKDGKNGRDGRTPHIDLNALVDAVRRGAGLASNPQPSTSTRSARNRRALPDEDRSATESSETVQPTTTDATGSQPATTGSQPATTDSQPVDGTRITAYYDNNGNGKYDPGVDELIGTSDILNGTNGRNGTDGASGTNGRNGAELLSGATAPTANDGKDGDTYIDANTGDVYKKENGSWNKIGNIRGPQGVAGEKGEKGDKGENGANGANGADGKSPVVNVTDNGDGTHSITVRNPDGSESTTKVKDGKDGKTANITTTENPDGSHTITVTNPDGTTKETVVKNGKDGKTPKVEVTDNGDGTHTVKVTDGDGNVTNAIIKDGKDGKAATATTTENPDGSHTVTITNPDGTKNEFVVKNGRDGVDGRTPTASVRDNGDGSHTIVITNPEGVTTETTVRDGKSPKVTITDEQNGTHKISVLNGDGTTTETIIKDGKSPVATVTDNHDGTYTIRVENGNGTVSETTVRDGKSPTAKVVDNGDGTHTITVVNSDGTTTTTTVRDGKEPKLEVIDNNNGSHTIKVTGADGKETTTTIFDGKSPKANIVDNGDGTHTLTIVDSDGREYKSIIKDGKDGVSPTVTVKNNNDGTHVVTITNPDGSKTEMVIKDGKDGKSPKVSVEDNGDGSHTITIINSDGTVTKTVVKDGKDGRDGRDGKDGKDGKCGCQDKPVTPSNDKPVPPTPNMPEGPKFAMPEPPVHELPEFNGGVPGMPEVHELPEFNSGVPGMPEVPEVPRLDIPTVPAQPTPNVPIPEVPVKPVPAQPTPNVPTPEVPVQPTPVVPTPEVPVKPVPAVPEQPVVPTPAQPATPVNANPVVSTTVKENHGDKLPETGSQSDYISVLLGSGILLSLYVGRRKED; encoded by the coding sequence ATGCAACAACGATACTCTATTCGTAAGTATCACTTTGGTGCTGCTAGTGTCTTGCTCGGGACAGCCTTAGTCTTGGGAACTGCTGCCAATGCGCAATCAGTACAAGCAGAGGAACAACATCCTGAGGCAACTAATAGTGTCTCTGTTGATAAGGTAGATGAAGCCACTAAACCAGCAGAAGTTTCTACACCTAAAAAAGAAACAACTTATGCAGCTCCAACTGTTGCTAACCCAGTAGAAACGACTCCAGCTAAATCTGATGAAGCTAAAGCGCCAGCAGAAAAAGTTGAAGAAGCAAAAGATAAAAAAGAAGAAGCAAGTCATCAAGATGCGGTTGATAAGTCAAAATTGTTAACAGCTCTTTCACGTGCTAAAAAATTAGAAAGCAAGTTATATACAGAAGAAAGTGCTGCTAACTTGCAAGCAAGTATCCAAGCTGGTCAAGGTTTGCTTGGAAAAGCAGATGCATCTGAAGCTGAAATATCAGCAGCAGAGTCATCTATTCAATCGGCTATTATTGGTCTAGAACTTCGTTCTAACTCTGATAAAGGAACAGTATCAGAAACGCCTGTAGTGAAGAAGGTTGACACAGTAGAAGCCAAAGAAGAAGCTAAACCAGCTGCAACAACAACTGATCGCTCAGCTGTTGATAGTAGCGTTTTAGCAACTAATGCACCTGCCAAAGTAGAAACAACTTCAGCTCCAAAATCTACTAATGAAATCTTAAAACCAGGTTTGAGTCTTTCTGATGCTCGCCAAAATCCAGCAATTCGTAAGGAAGACTTGGATAAAGGACAAAGTGGTTTTAGAGCTTCTAGCAATCCAGCAAACCCAATTGTTTCAGGTTCTGGAAATACAGTTGCATTTACAGATATTAGTCAAGGTGGTCGTAGTTATAGTTTCCGTGGCTACGGGAACTCACGTGGTGGTAATTCCATTCATTATGATGTAACAACAGTACGTCAAGGTAATCGATTGAATTTCACAATTGAATATTCTGGCCCGGGTGAATTTGTTAATAATAACTTTATCTTGGATAAAGGGGATGGATTTGGAAATCCTTCAAATGCGACTATCACCACTCCAAGATTAAGAGAACAATCAAAACCTGTTAGTCAGGGTGCCAACTTCGTATCTCACTCAGGATACAGTATGACCTCTGCTACTTCAACGAGTGAGAGACAAACAATCAGATTTAGTTTGCCTATCAATAATCCAAATGGTGACTTGTCTGTTCGTTTGAAACCAGTTACTTTTAACGTGGACCAAGGTGGTGGTGGTGCCGCTACTAGCAATGACCCATACAGTAACTCAAACTATTATTATAGAGCAAACCCACTATACTTGGATGCCAATCCTTATGGCGGATCTAATAACAAGGTTGTTTCAGAAGACATTGATTTCCAAACTGTCTATCTTCCAACTAGTAAGTTACCAGAAGGTCAAACTAGATTAGTTCGAGAAGGTGAAAAAGGGCAACGTCAAATTACCTATAAAGTCCATCGATTTGGTAACGAAACACTTTTAGGATTGCCAATTAGTAATTCTGTTACTAAAGAAGCTAAGCCACGTATTATGCAAATTGGTGTGGCTAAAGAGCTAATCGATACAGTAAAACCACGTGTCGATCAAAATAAAGTCGGTGATACAAATAACCTCACTTTCTATCTTGATAACGATGGAAACGGTGTTTATACTGAAGGTGTAGACGAACTTGTTCAAAAAATTGCTATTAAAGATGGAGCAAAAGGTGAAAAAGGAGACCAAGGCGAACGCGGTTTAACTGGAGCGCAAGGTGCCAAAGGTGAAAAAGGAGACCGAGGCGAACGCGGTTTAACTGGAGCTCAAGGAGCTAAAGGTGAAAAAGGAGACCGAGGCGAACGCGGTTTAACTGGAGCGCAAGGTGCCAAAGGTGAAAAAGGTGACCAAGGCGAACGCGGTCTCACTGGAGCCAAAGGTGAAAAAGGTGACCAAGGTGAACGTGGTCTGACTGGAGCGCAAGGTGCTAAAGGTGAAAAAGGAGACCGAGGCGAACGCGGTTTAACTGGAGCGCAAGGTGCCAAAGGTGAAAAAGGGGACCAAGGTGAACGTGGTCTGACTGGAGCGCAAGGTGCCAAAGGTGAAAAAGGAGACCGAGGCGAACGTGGTCTGACTGGAGCTCAAGGTGCTAAAGGTGAAAAAGGTGACCAAGGTGAACGTGGTCTAACTGGAGCCCAAGGTGCTAAAGGTGAAAAAGGGGATCAAGGTGAACGCGGTCTGACTGGAGCGCAAGGTGCTAAAGGTGAAAAAGGAGACCAAGGTCAGGCAGGTCGTGACGGTGTAACTCCAACCGTAACCGTTAGAGATAATAAAGAAGATGGTACTCACACTATCACTATTAACGACGGTAGAGGTAATGTTACAAATACTGTTGTAAGAGATGGTCTCGATGGAGCAAGTCCATTAGTTGCGACTCAACGAAATGAAGCTGATAAAACAACAACGGTTATCTTCTATTACGATAAAAATGGAAACAACGAATTAGATGCTTCTGATAAGAAGCTAAAAGAAGTTGTCATTGCAGATGGTGCCAAAGGTGAAAAAGGAGACCAAGGTGAACGCGGTCTAACTGGAGCCCAAGGTGCTAAAGGTGATCGAGGCGAACGCGGTCTCACTGGAGCCAAAGGTGAAAAAGGGGACCAAGGTGAACGTGGTCTGACTGGAGCGCAAGGTGCTAAAGGTGAAAAAGGAGACCGAGGCGAACGCGGTTTAACTGGAGCGCAAGGTGCCAAAGGTGAAAAAGGGGACCAAGGTGAACGTGGTCTGACTGGAGCGCAAGGTGCCAAAGGTGAAAAAGGAGACCGAGGCGAACGTGGTCTGACTGGAGCGCAAGGTGCCAAAGGTGAAAAAGGGGACCAAGGTCAGGCAGGTCGTGACGGTGTAACTCCAACCGTAACCGTTAGAGATAATAAAGAAGATGGTACTCACACTATCACTATTAACGACGGTAGAGGTAATGTTACAAATACTGTTGTAAGAGATGGTCTCGATGGAGCAAGTCCATTAGTTGCGACTCAACGAAATGAAGCTGATAAAACAACAACTGTTATCTTCTATTACGATAGAAATGGAAACAACGAATTAGATGCTTCTGATAAGAAGCTAAAAGAAGTTGTCATTGCAGATGGTGCCAAAGGTGAAAAAGGAGACCAAGGTGAACGCGGTCTCACTGGAGCACAAGGTGCTAAAGGTGATCGAGGCGAACGTGGTGAAACAGGGGCAGCAGGACGTGATGGTAAAACACCAGTAATTACTACAGCTCGTGGAAAAGATGGTCATAGTACTGACATTACATTTACAATTCCAGGTGAAGAGCCTGTTGTAGCTAATATTAAAGATGGTAGAGATGGTCGCACACCAACTATTGACTTAAATGCCTTAGCAGAAGCTGCAGTAAGAATTAATAATCGAAGAAGTGGAAGAGTAAGAAGAGCATTAGCAGACGACCCAGCTACAGCACCAGCATCACAACCAGTAGATGGTACTCGTATCACAGCCTACTATGATAATAATGGTAACGGTAAATACGATCCAGGTGTGGATGAATTAATTGGTACAAGTGATATCTTGAATGGTACGAATGGACGTAATGGTACAGATGGAGCTTCTGGTACAGATGGTCGTAATGGTGCTGAATTATTAAGTGGGACTAAAGCACCAACAGCAAATGATGGTAAAGATGGCGACACTTATATCGATGCCAATACAGGTGATGTTTATAAGAAAGAAAACGGAACTTGGGATAAGATTGGTAACATTCGTGGACCACAAGGACTAAAAGGTGAAGATGGAGTTGCAGGACCGCAAGGACCACAAGGACCTAAAGGTGACAAAGGTGATAAAGGTGAACAAGGTCTTCAAGGTCGTGATGGTCAAGACGGAGCACAAGGTTTACCAGGACGTGATGGACGTGATGGCGCAGCAGGTCGTGACGGACGTGATGGACGCGACGGTAAAGACGTATTGGACGGCAAAGTTAACCCAGAAGCAAATCAAGGTAAAGACGGCGATAAATACGTTAATACAGAAACAGGTGATGTCTTCGTTAAGAATAACGGCAACTGGGATAAAGAAGGCAACATCAAGGGACCTAAAGGGGACAAAGGTGACCAAGGTCTTCAAGGTCGTGATGGTCAAGACGGAGCACAAGGTTTACCAGGTCGTGATGGACGTGATGGTGCAGCAGGTCGCGACGGACGTGATGGACGCGACGGTAAAGACGTATTGAACGGCAAAGTTAACCCAGAAGCAAACCAAGGTAAAGACGGCGATAAATACGTTAATACAGAAACAGGCGACGTCTTCGTTAAGAATAACGGTAACTGGGATAAAGAAGGCAACATCAAGGGACCTAAAGGGGACAAAGGTGCAGAAGGTGCACAAGGACCTAAAGGTGCGGATGGAGCACAAGGTTTACCAGGACGCGATGGACGTGATGGTGCAGCAGGTCGCGACGGACGTGATGGACGCGACGGTAAAGACGTATTGAACGGCAAAGTTAACCCAGAAGCAAACCAAGGTAAAGACGGCGATAAATACGTTAATACAGAAACAGGCGACGTCTTCGTTAAGAATAACGGTAACTGGGATAAAGAAGGCAACATCAAAGGACCTAAGGGTGACAAAGGTGACCAAGGTCTTCAAGGTCGTGATGGTCAAGACGGAGCACAAGGTTTACCAGGACGTGATGGACGTGATGGCGCAGCAGGTCGTGACGGACGTGATGGACGCGACGGTAAAGACGTATTGAACGGCAAAGTTAACCCAGAAGCAAATCAAGGTAAAGACGGCGATAAATACGTCAATACAGAAACAGGCGACGTCTTCGTTAAGAATAACGGCAACTGGGATAAAGAAGGCAACATCAAAGGACCTAAAGGGGACAAAGGTGACCAAGGTCTTCAAGGTCGTGATGGTCAAGACGGAGCTCAAGGTTTACCAGGTCGTGATGGACGTGATGGCGCAGAAGGTCGTGACGGACGTGATGGACGCGACGGTAAAGACGTATTGAACGGCAAAGTTAACCCAGAAGCAAACCAAGGTAAAGACGGCGATAAATACGTTAATACAGAAACAGGCGACGTCTTCGTTAAGAATAACGGTAACTGGGATAAAGAAGGCAACATCAAAGGACCTAAGGGTGACAAAGGTGACCAAGGTCTTCAAGGTCGTGATGGTCAAGACGGAGCACAAGGTTTACCAGGACGTGATGGACGTGATGGCGCAGCAGGTCGTGACGGACGTGATGGACGCGACGGTAAAGACGTATTGAACGGCAAAGTTAACCCAGAAGCAAATCAAGGTAAAGACGGCGATAAATACGTCAATACAGAAACAGGCGACGTCTTCGTTAAGAATAACGGCAACTGGGATAAAGAAGGCAACATCAAAGGACCTAAAGGGGACAAAGGTGACCAAGGTCTTCAAGGTCGTGATGGTCAAGACGGAGCTCAAGGTTTACCAGGTCGTGATGGACGTGATGGCGCAGAAGGTCGTGACGGACGTGATGGACGCGACGGTAAAGACGTATTGAACGGCAAAGTTAACCCAGAAGCAAACCAAGGTAAAGACGGCGATAAATACGTCAATACAGAAACAGGCGACGTCTTCGTTAAGAATAACGGCAACTGGGATAAAGAAGGCAACATCAAGGGACCTAAGGGTGACAAAGGTGAACGTGGAGAGGATGGTAAGACTCCAGAAGTAACTGTAACTCCAGGTAAAGATGGCCGTAGTACTGACATTACATTCACTGTTCCAGGTAAAGATCCAGTTACAGTAAATGTTAAGGATGGAGAAAATGGTCTAAACGGTAAAACTCCAAAAGTTGATTTACTTCGTGTCGAAGGACAAAACGGCAATCCATCTCATACAATTGTGACATTCTATACTGATGAAAACAATGATGGTAAGTACACATCAGGAACTGATGAACTTCTAGGTTCAGAAATGATTAAAGATGGTGCTAAAGGTGCGGACGGACGTGATGGTAAATCATTACTTACTGTCAAAGATGGTAAAGAAACTAAAGTTTACCAAGAAGATCCAGCACATCCAGGTCAACCATTGAACCCAGAAAAACCTCTAGCAGTTATTAAAGACGGAGTGGACGGTGTCTCTCCAACAGTAACAGCTGTTCGTAAGGATGAAGAAGGTCATAAGGGTGTAGAAATCACGGTGGATAACCATGATGGTTCACAACCAACCACAGTCTTTGTTCATGATGGTGAAAAAGGAGAAACTGGTGCAACAGGTCAAGATGGACAAACTCCTACAGTCACAACCCAACGTGGTCAAGATGGTCAAAGCACTCTTGTCACTATCACAACACCAGGAAAAGATCCAGTAACATTTACTGTGAAAGATGGTAAAAATGGTAGAGATGGACGTACACCACATATTGACTTAAATGCATTAGTGGATGCAGTAAGAAGAGGTGCAGGATTAGCTAGTAATCCACAACCTTCTACATCAACAAGAAGTGCAAGAAATAGAAGAGCATTACCAGATGAAGATAGAAGTGCAACTGAGTCATCAGAAACAGTACAACCAACAACTACAGATGCAACAGGTTCACAACCAGCAACTACAGGTTCACAACCAGCAACTACAGATTCACAACCAGTAGATGGTACTCGTATTACAGCATACTATGATAATAATGGTAACGGTAAATACGATCCAGGTGTGGATGAATTAATTGGTACAAGTGATATCTTGAATGGTACAAATGGACGTAATGGTACAGATGGAGCTTCTGGTACAAATGGACGTAACGGTGCTGAATTACTAAGTGGAGCAACTGCACCAACTGCTAATGATGGTAAAGACGGTGATACTTATATCGACGCCAATACAGGTGATGTTTACAAGAAAGAAAATGGTTCTTGGAACAAGATTGGTAATATCCGTGGACCTCAAGGAGTAGCCGGTGAAAAGGGCGAAAAAGGTGATAAAGGTGAAAACGGAGCTAATGGAGCTAATGGAGCAGATGGTAAATCACCAGTTGTAAATGTAACGGACAATGGAGATGGAACACACTCTATTACTGTTAGAAATCCTGATGGTTCTGAATCAACAACTAAAGTTAAAGATGGTAAAGACGGTAAAACTGCCAATATCACTACAACAGAAAATCCAGATGGAAGTCACACAATTACTGTAACAAATCCAGATGGAACAACTAAAGAAACTGTTGTTAAGAATGGTAAAGACGGTAAGACTCCAAAAGTTGAAGTAACGGATAACGGAGATGGAACTCATACTGTTAAAGTTACGGATGGAGACGGCAATGTTACCAACGCAATCATCAAAGATGGTAAAGATGGTAAAGCTGCAACAGCAACAACTACTGAAAATCCAGATGGAAGTCATACAGTAACAATCACTAACCCAGACGGAACTAAGAATGAATTTGTTGTGAAAAATGGACGTGACGGTGTTGACGGACGTACTCCAACTGCATCTGTTCGTGATAATGGGGACGGAAGTCATACAATCGTTATTACAAATCCAGAAGGTGTGACAACTGAAACGACAGTTCGTGATGGTAAATCACCAAAAGTTACAATAACTGACGAACAAAATGGAACTCATAAGATTTCAGTTCTAAATGGTGATGGAACAACTACTGAAACAATCATTAAAGATGGTAAATCACCAGTAGCAACTGTTACTGACAACCATGATGGTACTTACACAATTCGTGTAGAAAATGGTAACGGTACTGTTTCTGAAACCACAGTTCGTGACGGTAAATCACCAACTGCTAAGGTTGTGGATAACGGTGATGGAACTCACACTATCACAGTTGTGAACTCAGACGGTACAACTACAACAACGACAGTTCGTGATGGTAAAGAACCAAAACTTGAAGTGATTGATAACAACAACGGTTCACACACTATTAAAGTGACAGGTGCTGATGGTAAAGAAACTACTACTACAATCTTTGATGGTAAATCACCAAAAGCGAACATCGTTGATAACGGAGATGGAACTCACACCTTAACAATCGTTGATTCTGATGGCCGTGAATACAAATCTATTATCAAGGATGGTAAAGATGGCGTTTCACCAACTGTAACTGTTAAAAATAATAACGATGGAACTCACGTTGTTACAATTACTAATCCGGATGGAAGTAAGACAGAAATGGTGATTAAAGACGGTAAAGATGGTAAATCACCAAAAGTTTCTGTTGAAGATAATGGTGATGGTAGTCATACAATCACAATCATCAATTCTGACGGAACTGTGACAAAAACAGTTGTTAAAGACGGTAAAGACGGACGTGATGGACGTGACGGTAAAGACGGCAAAGATGGTAAATGTGGATGCCAAGACAAACCAGTAACACCATCAAATGACAAACCAGTTCCTCCAACACCTAATATGCCAGAAGGACCTAAATTTGCAATGCCAGAACCACCAGTTCATGAATTGCCAGAATTCAACGGTGGTGTGCCAGGAATGCCAGAAGTTCACGAATTACCAGAATTCAATAGTGGAGTACCAGGAATGCCTGAAGTGCCAGAGGTACCAAGATTAGATATTCCAACAGTACCAGCGCAACCAACACCAAATGTGCCGATACCAGAAGTACCGGTTAAACCTGTGCCAGCGCAACCAACACCAAATGTACCGACACCAGAAGTGCCAGTACAACCAACTCCAGTTGTTCCAACACCAGAAGTACCGGTTAAACCAGTACCAGCGGTTCCAGAACAACCAGTAGTACCAACACCGGCTCAACCAGCAACTCCAGTAAATGCTAACCCAGTAGTATCAACTACAGTTAAAGAAAACCATGGGGACAAATTACCAGAAACTGGAAGCCAATCTGATTATATCTCTGTTCTTTTAGGTAGCGGTATTCTATTGAGCCTATATGTAGGTCGAAGAAAAGAAGATTAA
- a CDS encoding M protein trans-acting positive regulator PRD domain-containing protein → MRNLLSTKDQRQLRLMETLIQNRNWLRLHELADKLGCTERILKSDLNELRTAFPTIDIQSSINGIMIDLNMQTSVEDVYQHFLAHSQSFQLLEYLFFNEGLPIYRTLENLHSSRANLYRLGRNITKTLSTQFQIELSFTPSEIRGNEIDIRYFYAQYFSERYYFLDWPFPYIPEEDLTEFADFFYKITNYPMHFSIYRMYKLMLAISIYRIKNGHFIDLPNHFYDEYYPLLMGIPNFEETLVYFSEKLGLEITPDIIAQIFISFIQNNLFLDPQEFLNSLEENSEARYSYQLLSQILERLSKQYQITFTNHDELIWHLHNTAFFESQEIFSTPILFEQKTLTIKKFEVYFPDFMASARQELAQYRQAIGKHDHPEQLEHLMYTILTHAENLSTLLLENRPPIKVLIISNFDHALSLTFVDMLSYYCNNRFIFDIWDELKTSPEILNQTDYDIIVSNFYIPGITKKFICRNHLSIMDLVNHLNTLSNEIHISNTL, encoded by the coding sequence ATGCGTAACCTTTTATCAACGAAAGATCAGCGACAATTACGTTTAATGGAAACCTTAATTCAAAATCGTAATTGGTTGAGACTGCATGAACTTGCCGACAAATTAGGATGTACAGAACGAATTCTAAAAAGTGATTTAAATGAATTACGTACTGCCTTTCCAACTATCGATATCCAATCTTCTATTAATGGAATTATGATAGATTTAAACATGCAGACTAGTGTGGAAGATGTATATCAACATTTTCTTGCCCATTCTCAATCTTTTCAATTACTAGAGTATCTGTTTTTTAATGAGGGCCTACCTATTTATCGAACCCTAGAAAATCTTCACTCTAGTCGTGCCAACCTCTATCGATTGGGCAGAAATATTACAAAAACTCTGTCAACTCAATTCCAAATTGAACTATCATTTACTCCATCCGAAATACGTGGGAATGAAATCGATATTCGCTATTTTTATGCTCAATATTTTTCTGAGCGCTATTATTTCCTAGACTGGCCTTTTCCCTATATCCCTGAAGAGGACCTAACAGAGTTTGCTGATTTCTTCTATAAAATCACCAATTATCCAATGCACTTTTCAATTTATAGAATGTATAAATTGATGTTAGCTATCAGTATTTACCGTATCAAAAATGGCCATTTCATCGACTTACCAAATCATTTCTACGATGAATACTACCCTCTTTTGATGGGAATTCCAAACTTTGAGGAGACGCTTGTCTATTTCTCTGAAAAATTAGGACTGGAAATCACTCCAGATATCATCGCACAAATTTTTATTTCCTTTATTCAAAACAATCTTTTTTTAGATCCTCAAGAATTTCTCAACTCTTTAGAAGAGAACAGTGAAGCAAGATACTCTTACCAATTACTTAGTCAAATATTAGAACGCCTATCAAAACAATATCAGATTACTTTTACTAACCACGATGAGCTGATTTGGCATTTACACAACACTGCTTTCTTTGAAAGTCAAGAAATCTTTTCTACCCCAATCTTATTTGAACAAAAAACATTGACGATTAAAAAATTTGAAGTTTACTTCCCAGACTTTATGGCAAGTGCGCGTCAAGAACTTGCTCAATACCGTCAAGCAATTGGAAAGCATGACCATCCTGAACAGTTGGAACACTTGATGTACACCATCTTAACCCATGCTGAAAACCTCTCTACTTTGTTGTTAGAAAATCGACCACCTATCAAGGTTTTGATTATCAGTAACTTTGACCATGCTCTATCCCTTACCTTTGTTGATATGCTTTCCTATTACTGTAATAATCGCTTTATCTTCGATATTTGGGATGAATTGAAAACAAGTCCTGAGATATTAAATCAGACAGATTACGATATCATCGTGTCTAATTTCTATATTCCAGGGATTACCAAGAAGTTTATTTGCCGCAACCATCTGTCAATCATGGATTTGGTTAATCATCTTAACACCTTATCAAATGAGATTCATATATCCAATACTTTATAA
- the yaaA gene encoding peroxide stress protein YaaA produces the protein MKILIPTAKEMNTDLPSIEAAPLRPESQAVLDALALYSASQLESFYKVSAEKAAEEFQHIQALKKQTAQHYPALKLFDGLMYRHIKRDKLTEAEQAYLENHVFITSALYGVVPALSPMAPHRLDFLMKLKVAGKTLKSRWKAAYDEALKKEEVIFSLLSSEFETVFSKEIREKMVTFKFMEDRGGQLKIHSTISKKARGAFLTALIENQVQTVEEARRLSFAGFNYREDLSQPQELVFVKEV, from the coding sequence ATGAAAATTTTAATCCCAACAGCAAAAGAAATGAACACAGACTTGCCAAGTATTGAAGCCGCTCCTTTAAGACCAGAAAGTCAGGCTGTGCTGGATGCCTTGGCCCTCTATTCTGCTAGTCAATTGGAGAGTTTTTACAAGGTATCAGCTGAGAAGGCAGCGGAAGAATTTCAACATATCCAAGCTTTAAAAAAACAAACTGCTCAACACTACCCAGCCTTGAAACTTTTTGATGGGCTCATGTACCGCCATATCAAGCGAGACAAATTGACCGAGGCAGAACAAGCCTATCTTGAAAATCATGTCTTCATTACCTCGGCTTTGTACGGAGTTGTTCCAGCCTTGTCACCTATGGCCCCTCACCGTTTGGACTTTTTGATGAAGTTAAAAGTCGCTGGTAAGACTTTGAAGAGCCGTTGGAAGGCAGCTTATGATGAAGCTCTGAAGAAGGAAGAAGTGATTTTTTCTCTCTTGTCGTCAGAGTTTGAGACTGTGTTTTCTAAGGAAATCAGAGAAAAAATGGTGACCTTTAAATTCATGGAGGATAGAGGTGGGCAGCTGAAGATTCATTCAACTATCTCCAAGAAAGCGCGTGGGGCCTTTCTGACAGCCTTGATAGAAAATCAAGTACAAACGGTTGAGGAAGCTCGTCGCTTAAGCTTTGCAGGATTTAACTACCGAGAAGACCTGTCCCAGCCACAGGAATTGGTTTTTGTAAAGGAAGTATAG